The proteins below are encoded in one region of Paraburkholderia phenazinium:
- a CDS encoding D-tagatose-bisphosphate aldolase, class II, non-catalytic subunit, with the protein MDNVVARLSNGHGAAKSLKGIYSICSAHPWVLAAAMQQAVDDGTPLLVESTSNQVDQYGGYTGMKPADFIRFAHGIAEQVGLPREHLILGGDHLGPNAWRSLPAEEAMQRAEALIDAYVRAGFTKIHLDTSMACGGDPERLSDSVVAQRAAQLCAVAEAAADHAGFDNQPVYVIGTEVPVPGGASETLDTVEVTRKEAAMETVAVHRDAWRARNIDAAWDRVIALVVQPGVEFDHTKVIDYQPALAAGLSQVLTQLPGMVFEAHSTDYQTPESLRALVRDGFAILKVGPGVTFALREALYALSDIEAELLPAAQRADLPVAVEAAMLRKPDNWDRYYHGDETQRRLLRTYSYSDRVRYYWADPQVDAVAQQLLHNLTGTTIPENLLSRYLPAQYWALRRGAIDGSPMSIVQSKVREVVGQYASACRE; encoded by the coding sequence ATGGATAACGTGGTCGCGCGCCTTTCCAACGGGCATGGTGCAGCGAAGTCCCTGAAGGGAATCTATTCGATCTGCTCGGCGCATCCCTGGGTGCTGGCCGCAGCGATGCAACAGGCCGTCGACGATGGCACGCCGTTGCTCGTCGAATCCACCTCGAACCAGGTGGATCAATACGGCGGCTACACCGGCATGAAGCCGGCGGACTTCATTCGCTTCGCGCACGGTATCGCGGAGCAGGTCGGTTTGCCGCGCGAGCATCTGATTCTCGGCGGCGATCATCTCGGACCGAACGCGTGGCGCAGCCTTCCAGCGGAAGAAGCCATGCAGCGCGCGGAAGCACTCATCGACGCCTATGTGCGGGCAGGATTCACGAAGATCCACCTGGACACCAGCATGGCTTGCGGCGGCGATCCGGAGCGACTGTCGGACAGCGTGGTGGCGCAACGCGCGGCGCAATTGTGCGCCGTTGCCGAGGCCGCGGCGGATCACGCCGGGTTCGACAACCAGCCGGTTTACGTGATCGGCACGGAAGTGCCGGTGCCAGGCGGCGCAAGCGAAACGCTCGATACCGTCGAAGTCACCCGGAAAGAAGCCGCGATGGAAACGGTCGCCGTACATCGTGATGCGTGGCGCGCGCGGAACATCGACGCAGCGTGGGACCGTGTGATTGCGCTGGTCGTGCAACCCGGCGTCGAATTCGACCACACGAAAGTGATCGACTATCAGCCCGCCCTTGCCGCCGGTCTTTCCCAGGTTCTGACGCAACTGCCCGGCATGGTCTTCGAAGCGCACTCGACAGACTATCAAACGCCCGAATCGCTGCGGGCGCTCGTGCGGGACGGCTTTGCGATTCTTAAGGTGGGCCCGGGCGTCACGTTCGCGTTGCGCGAGGCACTCTACGCGCTGTCGGACATCGAAGCTGAACTGCTACCCGCAGCGCAGCGCGCCGACCTGCCGGTAGCCGTGGAAGCCGCGATGCTTCGCAAACCTGACAACTGGGACAGGTATTACCACGGCGACGAAACCCAACGACGTCTGCTTCGCACCTACAGCTATAGCGACCGGGTGCGGTATTACTGGGCCGACCCGCAAGTCGATGCAGTTGCGCAACAGCTACTGCATAACCTCACCGGCACAACAATTCCGGAAAATCTCCTGAGCCGCTATTTGCCGGCGCAGTACTGGGCGCTGCGGCGCGGCGCCATCGACGGTTCCCCGATGAGCATCGTGCAAAGCAAGGTCCGCGAAGTCGTGGGGCAATACGCATCCGCTTGTCGTGAGTAA
- a CDS encoding GolD/DthD family dehydrogenase yields MSFKPNASYDFSDAVVVITGAAAGIGRQVAEQFAAAGATLALIDRSESIVDIASNLGEVHRGWIADISDPESVAATANKILSQFGRVDIVVNNAGIGPLAPADDFPLETWDKTMAVNLRGAFLVARAFAPDMLARGQGRIVNLASQAAVIGIEGHVAYCASKAGVIGMTNCMALEWGPRGVTVNAISPTVVETELGLTGWAGEKGERARAAIPTRRFARPAEIACAIMYVASREAAMVNGANLLIDGGYTII; encoded by the coding sequence ATGTCCTTTAAGCCCAACGCGTCTTATGATTTTAGCGACGCGGTCGTAGTAATAACAGGCGCGGCAGCCGGAATAGGCCGGCAGGTTGCGGAGCAATTCGCCGCAGCCGGCGCGACGCTCGCCCTGATCGACCGTTCCGAGTCCATCGTGGATATCGCTTCGAACCTCGGTGAGGTCCACAGGGGCTGGATCGCCGACATCAGCGACCCGGAATCGGTCGCCGCAACGGCCAACAAAATTCTTTCGCAGTTCGGTCGCGTCGACATCGTGGTCAACAACGCAGGCATTGGTCCGCTTGCACCAGCCGATGATTTTCCCCTTGAAACATGGGACAAAACGATGGCCGTCAACCTGCGCGGCGCGTTTCTCGTTGCGCGGGCCTTCGCACCGGACATGCTTGCTCGTGGGCAGGGAAGGATCGTCAACCTGGCGTCCCAGGCTGCTGTGATTGGCATCGAAGGGCATGTCGCTTATTGCGCCAGTAAAGCCGGCGTCATCGGCATGACCAATTGCATGGCGCTCGAATGGGGGCCAAGAGGCGTAACGGTCAATGCCATCTCTCCGACCGTAGTCGAAACGGAACTGGGCCTCACCGGATGGGCCGGAGAAAAAGGCGAACGCGCCAGAGCCGCAATCCCCACCCGCCGATTTGCCAGGCCCGCTGAGATCGCCTGCGCAATCATGTACGTGGCAAGCCGCGAGGCCGCCATGGTCAACGGCGCGAACCTGCTGATCGACGGCGGCTACACGATTATCTAG
- a CDS encoding ABC transporter substrate-binding protein — MISLSHMASLRCGALRSRLIASAVAGIGLGLGLGSVAYATTVTIAVPNNNDLIEMKKLSPVFEKANPDIQLKWIVLEENVLRQRLTTDITTNGGQFDVSAIGTYEAPLWGKRGWLVPITGLPASYDLDDVLKSVRDGLSYNGTLYALPFNAESSMTFYRKDLFAAKGLTMPDHPTYSQISELADKLNDRANGVYGICLRGKAGWGENMAFVSTLVNTYGGRYFDEKWNAQVDSPEWKSAINFYVDLLKKDGAPGASSNGFNENLSLMTGGKCAIWVDATSAAGILYNKSESSVADKVGFAAAPTQVTPKGSHWLWSWSFAIPKSSKSQDAAKRFIEWATSKEYITLVGNDIGWASLPPGTRQSTYARPEYKQAAPFSEFVLNAIETANPNDSTLKKVPYSGVQYVGIPEFQSFGTLIGQQIAGALAGQISVDQALQAGQAAANRAVRSAGYQK; from the coding sequence ATGATTAGCCTTTCTCATATGGCTTCGCTGCGCTGCGGCGCCTTGCGGAGCCGTCTTATTGCATCAGCAGTTGCGGGAATTGGGCTGGGGCTGGGCCTGGGTAGCGTGGCCTATGCCACCACTGTCACGATCGCTGTACCGAACAACAACGATCTGATCGAGATGAAAAAGCTTTCTCCAGTGTTCGAAAAGGCCAACCCCGATATCCAGTTGAAGTGGATCGTGCTCGAAGAAAATGTGCTCCGGCAGCGCCTGACAACGGATATCACGACTAACGGCGGCCAGTTCGACGTATCGGCTATCGGGACCTATGAAGCACCGCTCTGGGGCAAACGCGGATGGCTGGTTCCGATCACCGGCCTGCCTGCCAGCTACGATCTCGACGACGTGCTCAAATCGGTGCGCGACGGCCTGTCTTACAACGGAACGCTATACGCCTTGCCGTTCAACGCCGAAAGCTCGATGACGTTCTACCGGAAGGACCTGTTCGCCGCCAAGGGTTTGACGATGCCCGATCATCCCACCTACAGCCAGATCAGCGAGCTTGCGGACAAGCTGAACGACAGGGCCAACGGCGTTTACGGTATCTGTCTGCGTGGCAAGGCCGGCTGGGGTGAGAACATGGCTTTTGTTTCGACACTGGTGAACACGTACGGCGGACGTTATTTCGACGAGAAGTGGAACGCACAGGTCGATTCTCCGGAATGGAAGAGCGCGATCAATTTCTACGTCGACCTGTTGAAGAAAGATGGAGCGCCGGGAGCCAGTTCAAATGGCTTCAACGAAAATCTGTCGCTGATGACGGGCGGCAAGTGCGCGATCTGGGTCGATGCGACATCGGCCGCCGGGATCCTCTACAACAAGTCCGAATCGTCCGTCGCAGACAAGGTGGGCTTCGCTGCGGCTCCAACCCAGGTGACGCCGAAGGGTTCGCACTGGCTCTGGTCGTGGTCGTTCGCCATTCCGAAGTCGTCGAAGTCGCAAGATGCGGCCAAGCGGTTCATCGAATGGGCGACGTCGAAGGAATACATCACGCTGGTGGGCAACGACATCGGTTGGGCATCGCTGCCGCCGGGTACGCGTCAATCCACCTACGCACGTCCTGAGTACAAGCAGGCCGCGCCGTTCAGCGAATTCGTGCTGAACGCGATCGAGACCGCCAACCCGAACGACTCAACTTTGAAGAAAGTCCCGTACAGCGGCGTGCAATATGTGGGGATTCCGGAATTCCAGTCGTTCGGAACCCTGATCGGGCAGCAGATAGCCGGGGCGCTCGCAGGACAGATCAGCGTTGACCAGGCGCTGCAGGCGGGTCAGGCTGCTGCTAACCGCGCCGTACGCTCGGCGGGCTACCAGAAGTAG
- a CDS encoding NAD(P)H-binding protein has product MSTSFASSQSTAPRKQTILLLGGTGLVGSACLRLLARDDRVREIRMLVRRASGSAVTGSTGGNRVVEHVIDYDWPDADSDIFDVDSVICALGTTIRTAGSQAAFRKVDYEYPLRIAGIARRHGASHFAIVSAIGADPQARTFYSRVKGNVEQSLRKLDYPVLTIVRPSFLMGERNESRPLESIARRLGVYLPPKWRSISVERVARALVTEVLSGDTRGINIIENDALHDAPPLCR; this is encoded by the coding sequence ATGTCGACCTCCTTCGCGTCCAGCCAGTCCACTGCTCCCCGCAAACAGACGATTCTCCTGCTCGGCGGCACGGGCCTCGTCGGTAGCGCGTGTTTGCGTCTGCTTGCCCGGGACGATCGGGTCAGGGAAATCCGGATGCTGGTGCGGCGGGCGTCGGGATCGGCCGTGACGGGGTCGACGGGTGGCAACCGGGTCGTCGAGCACGTGATCGACTATGACTGGCCTGACGCGGATTCGGACATCTTCGACGTCGACTCCGTCATCTGCGCACTGGGCACGACCATCCGCACGGCGGGTTCACAGGCGGCGTTTCGCAAGGTGGACTACGAATATCCGCTGCGGATTGCCGGTATTGCCCGCCGCCATGGCGCTTCGCACTTTGCGATAGTCAGTGCGATCGGCGCCGATCCGCAAGCGCGCACTTTCTACAGCCGCGTGAAAGGGAATGTGGAGCAGAGTTTGAGGAAGCTCGACTATCCGGTGCTGACCATCGTACGGCCTTCATTCCTGATGGGCGAACGTAACGAGAGCAGGCCGCTGGAAAGCATTGCGCGGCGTCTCGGGGTGTATCTGCCGCCGAAGTGGCGCTCGATTTCCGTCGAGCGGGTGGCGCGGGCGCTGGTGACCGAGGTCCTGAGCGGCGATACGCGTGGCATCAATATCATCGAGAACGACGCACTGCATGACGCCCCGCCTTTGTGCCGCTGA
- a CDS encoding Gfo/Idh/MocA family protein, giving the protein MTRKLRLGMVGGGQGAFIGAVHRIAARLDDRFELVAGALSSDPQRAKASAEEAGIARSYADWGEMARAEAARKDDGIDAVAIVTPNHLHAPVATAFLEAGIHVICDKPLAVSLAQGQALAKLAREKKRLFALTHTYSGYPMVRHARELVEAGELGEVRVVQVEYAQDWLAEPIEQSGTNKQAGWRTDPALSGPAGCLGDIGTHAYHLAAFVTGMQPKWLSAELHTFVPGRRVDDHVQAMLRYENGARGMLWASQVASGAENALRLRVYGTKAGLTFDQENPNELWFTPLGGAAQRLTRGRVKSAIAAHATRVPPGHPEGYLEAFAQLYKDAALQIEALDAGKAPPQESTLLTTVDDGVAGLHFIEAVLASSAADGQIKEVQRG; this is encoded by the coding sequence ATGACACGAAAGTTACGGCTGGGCATGGTCGGCGGCGGGCAGGGCGCGTTCATCGGCGCGGTGCACCGGATCGCCGCACGCCTCGACGACCGTTTCGAACTGGTGGCGGGCGCATTGTCGTCCGATCCGCAACGCGCCAAGGCGAGTGCGGAAGAAGCCGGCATTGCCCGCAGTTACGCAGACTGGGGTGAGATGGCGCGGGCCGAAGCTGCGCGCAAAGACGACGGAATCGACGCAGTAGCGATCGTCACGCCGAACCATCTGCATGCGCCGGTGGCGACCGCGTTTCTCGAAGCCGGAATTCACGTGATCTGCGACAAGCCGCTCGCCGTGTCGCTCGCGCAAGGACAGGCGCTGGCTAAACTCGCGCGCGAGAAGAAGCGGCTGTTCGCGCTGACGCACACGTATTCGGGCTATCCGATGGTCCGCCACGCGCGCGAGCTGGTCGAAGCGGGCGAGCTTGGAGAGGTGCGCGTGGTGCAGGTCGAATACGCGCAGGACTGGCTTGCGGAGCCGATCGAGCAATCCGGTACGAACAAACAGGCCGGCTGGCGCACCGATCCGGCGTTGTCCGGCCCGGCAGGCTGCCTCGGCGATATCGGCACGCATGCGTATCACCTCGCTGCATTCGTCACCGGCATGCAGCCCAAATGGCTCTCCGCCGAACTGCACACGTTCGTGCCGGGGCGCCGCGTCGACGATCACGTGCAAGCCATGCTGCGCTACGAAAACGGCGCGCGCGGCATGCTGTGGGCAAGCCAGGTGGCGAGCGGCGCGGAGAATGCGCTGCGGCTGCGCGTGTACGGCACCAAAGCCGGTCTCACCTTCGATCAGGAGAATCCCAACGAGCTGTGGTTCACACCGCTTGGCGGCGCGGCGCAGCGGCTCACCCGCGGCCGGGTGAAGAGCGCTATCGCCGCTCATGCGACGCGTGTGCCGCCGGGGCATCCGGAGGGCTATCTGGAGGCTTTCGCGCAACTCTATAAAGACGCTGCATTGCAAATCGAGGCATTGGATGCGGGCAAAGCGCCGCCGCAGGAAAGTACGCTTCTGACGACCGTCGACGATGGGGTCGCGGGCCTGCACTTTATCGAGGCGGTACTCGCCAGCAGCGCGGCTGATGGGCAGATAAAGGAAGTGCAACGCGGGTAA
- a CDS encoding sugar phosphate isomerase/epimerase family protein: protein MKTIKGPAIYLAQFLGDKAPFDSLENLASWAASLGYKGIQVPVDPRLIDLEQAAASQTYCDELLGVVADAGVEITELATHLQGQLVAVHPAYDLLFDGFAAPHVRGNPQARTEWAIQQVKLAAQASRRLGLDTHVSFSGALAWPYVYPWPQRPAGLVEEAFDELARRWTSILNAFDEVGVDVAYELHPGEDLHDGVTFERFLERLNGASAQRRANILFDPSHYVLQQLDYLSFIDIYHERIKVFHVKDAEFRPTGKAGVYGSYSDWVERPGRFRSLGDGQIDFGAIFSKMAQYDYPGWAVLEWECALKHPEDGAREGAEFIRRHIIRVAEHSFDDFAGSGVDTAQLKRVLGI from the coding sequence ATGAAGACCATCAAGGGGCCGGCGATCTATCTGGCCCAGTTCCTGGGCGACAAGGCGCCCTTCGACAGCCTGGAAAACCTCGCAAGCTGGGCTGCCAGCCTTGGCTACAAGGGGATCCAGGTGCCGGTCGACCCACGCCTGATCGACCTCGAACAGGCCGCAGCCAGCCAGACGTATTGCGACGAGCTATTGGGTGTGGTCGCCGACGCCGGTGTCGAGATCACCGAACTGGCGACACATCTGCAAGGGCAGCTGGTGGCGGTGCATCCGGCCTATGACCTGCTGTTCGACGGCTTTGCGGCTCCGCACGTGCGCGGCAATCCGCAGGCGCGCACCGAATGGGCGATCCAGCAGGTGAAGCTGGCGGCGCAGGCGTCGCGACGGCTCGGGCTCGACACGCATGTGTCGTTTTCCGGCGCGCTCGCATGGCCCTATGTGTACCCGTGGCCGCAACGTCCCGCAGGTCTCGTCGAGGAAGCATTTGATGAACTGGCGCGCCGCTGGACGTCGATTCTCAATGCGTTCGATGAAGTCGGCGTGGACGTCGCGTACGAACTGCATCCGGGTGAAGATCTGCACGACGGTGTGACGTTCGAGCGCTTTCTCGAGCGTCTGAACGGTGCGAGCGCACAGCGCCGCGCGAACATTCTGTTCGATCCCAGCCACTACGTGTTGCAGCAACTCGATTACCTCTCGTTCATCGATATCTATCACGAGCGCATCAAGGTCTTCCACGTAAAGGACGCGGAGTTTCGTCCGACGGGCAAGGCCGGCGTCTACGGTAGCTACAGCGACTGGGTCGAACGTCCGGGCCGGTTCCGCTCGCTCGGCGATGGCCAGATCGATTTCGGCGCGATCTTCTCGAAGATGGCGCAATACGATTACCCGGGCTGGGCAGTCCTCGAATGGGAATGCGCGTTGAAGCATCCGGAAGACGGCGCGCGCGAGGGCGCAGAGTTCATTCGGCGTCACATCATTCGGGTTGCCGAGCATTCGTTCGACGACTTCGCGGGCAGTGGCGTCGACACGGCGCAATTGAAGCGTGTGCTGGGTATCTGA
- a CDS encoding ABC transporter substrate-binding protein: protein MKQVIRAISAGVLALGILGAAGAARADDKVILGVAIPTADHGFTGGIDWWANKAKEDMEKAHPDLKVILKTSASAPEQANQLQDMVTVNKINALVIFPHESASLTQPVAQVKKKGIYVTVVDRGLTDTSAQDAYVAGDNTAFGRLAGEYFCKSLNGKGDIVALRGIPTTLDNERYSAFTEALKACPGVKVLDAKYANWNRDDAFKVMQDYLTRFKHIDAVWSADDDMSVGVLKAIDQAKRTDIKEVLGGAGSKEMIKRVMDGDKIINADVTYSPKFIYDAIKLTAEARLKGQTLPPKTIIPSVLVTKDNAKDYYFPDSPF, encoded by the coding sequence ATGAAGCAGGTCATTCGAGCGATCAGCGCCGGCGTGCTGGCGTTGGGAATATTGGGGGCCGCGGGTGCAGCGCGTGCCGACGACAAGGTCATTCTGGGCGTGGCGATACCGACGGCCGATCACGGCTTCACCGGCGGCATCGACTGGTGGGCAAACAAGGCGAAGGAGGACATGGAGAAGGCACACCCCGACCTCAAGGTGATCCTCAAAACCTCGGCAAGCGCGCCGGAGCAGGCCAACCAGTTGCAGGACATGGTCACCGTCAACAAGATCAACGCACTGGTGATCTTCCCGCATGAATCGGCTTCGTTGACGCAGCCGGTAGCGCAGGTGAAGAAAAAAGGCATCTACGTGACGGTGGTGGATCGCGGCCTGACCGACACCAGCGCACAGGACGCGTACGTAGCGGGCGACAACACGGCCTTCGGCAGGCTCGCTGGCGAGTACTTCTGCAAATCGCTGAACGGCAAGGGCGACATCGTCGCGTTGCGCGGCATTCCGACCACGCTCGATAACGAACGCTATAGCGCGTTCACCGAAGCGCTGAAGGCGTGTCCTGGCGTGAAGGTGCTCGACGCGAAATACGCCAACTGGAATCGCGACGACGCGTTCAAGGTCATGCAGGATTATCTGACGCGCTTCAAGCATATCGACGCGGTCTGGTCTGCGGATGACGACATGTCGGTGGGCGTGCTTAAGGCCATCGATCAGGCGAAGCGCACGGACATCAAGGAAGTGCTGGGCGGCGCCGGATCGAAGGAGATGATCAAGCGCGTGATGGACGGCGACAAGATCATCAACGCGGACGTCACGTACTCGCCGAAGTTCATCTACGACGCAATCAAGTTGACCGCCGAGGCCCGTCTGAAGGGCCAGACGCTGCCGCCGAAGACGATCATCCCGTCGGTGCTGGTCACGAAGGACAACGCGAAGGACTACTACTTCCCGGATTCACCGTTCTAA
- a CDS encoding ABC transporter permease, translating into MRPAPTEAAQSGRAMRLAHHLYGLGPLVGLIVLCVTGTLLNRDFATVDNLMNVLTRTSFIGIIAVGETFVIISGGIDLSVGSMAALIAGSMIWLMNGLSAGVGGHTFAPLMIIAIGIVLAFVLGGLFGWAHGLLITKGRIEPFIVTLGTLGIFRAVLTWLADGGALTLNNSLTDLYSPVYYASLLGVPVPIWVFLVVAAGGTLILNRTAFGRHVQAIGSNEQVARYAAIRVDTVKIITYVLLGICVGVATVLYVPRLGSATPTTGILWELEAIAAVVVGGTALKGGEGRVIGTVIGAILLSVIANILNLTSIISVYLNAAVQGAVIIVVAFLQRGRR; encoded by the coding sequence ATGCGACCGGCACCCACTGAAGCCGCACAATCCGGCCGAGCCATGCGTCTCGCGCATCATCTGTACGGGCTGGGACCGCTCGTTGGACTCATCGTGCTGTGCGTCACCGGCACCTTGCTCAATCGCGATTTCGCCACCGTCGACAACCTGATGAACGTGCTTACGCGTACGTCGTTCATCGGCATCATCGCGGTCGGCGAGACCTTCGTGATCATCTCGGGTGGCATCGATCTGTCGGTGGGGTCGATGGCCGCATTGATCGCCGGCAGCATGATCTGGCTGATGAACGGCCTGTCGGCGGGTGTCGGCGGGCATACGTTCGCGCCGCTCATGATCATCGCGATCGGCATCGTGCTGGCGTTCGTGTTGGGTGGATTGTTCGGCTGGGCGCATGGTCTGTTGATTACCAAAGGGCGTATCGAGCCATTCATCGTCACGCTGGGCACGCTTGGTATTTTTCGTGCAGTGCTCACCTGGCTTGCCGACGGCGGTGCGCTCACGCTCAACAATTCGCTGACCGATCTCTACAGTCCCGTGTATTACGCGAGTCTGCTCGGCGTGCCCGTTCCCATCTGGGTGTTTCTCGTGGTGGCGGCGGGCGGCACGCTGATCCTGAACCGCACGGCATTCGGCCGGCATGTGCAGGCGATTGGCTCGAACGAACAGGTCGCGCGCTATGCCGCGATTCGCGTCGATACCGTCAAGATCATTACCTACGTACTGCTTGGCATCTGCGTGGGCGTTGCGACGGTGCTCTACGTGCCACGCCTTGGTTCGGCTACGCCGACGACCGGGATCTTGTGGGAACTGGAGGCGATCGCGGCAGTGGTGGTCGGCGGTACCGCGCTTAAAGGCGGCGAGGGACGTGTGATCGGCACGGTGATCGGGGCGATCCTGCTGTCGGTGATCGCAAACATTCTGAATCTCACCAGCATCATCAGCGTGTACCTGAACGCGGCGGTGCAGGGGGCGGTGATTATCGTCGTGGCATTTTTGCAGCGCGGGCGGCGATAA
- a CDS encoding sugar ABC transporter ATP-binding protein, with protein MSLAVRFDDIRKDFGPVRVLHGVSFELTPGRIYGLLGENGAGKSTLMKILAGYEAATTGTLLIDGAAQQFASSREAEAAGIVLIHQEFNLAEHLTIAQNMYLGHEKRRGWLLDDAAMRAEAVRHLAQVGLKKAPDTKVRDLIVAEKQMVEIAKALSRKARLLIMDEPTATLTPSETERLFALMTKLKADGVTIIYISHKLDEVEHITDEVIVMRDGRFVARGETAGLARQQMANLMVGRDLSDMFPDKVPVSADAAIALKVEGLVVPDWVEDLSFEVRAGEVLGFAGLVGAGRTEAFEAILGLRRRLAGCIEIGGHAVQIKKPLDAMRNGLTYLSEDRKGKALHVNLNLQDNLTLMTLEQYTHPLLDLKAGRAALKQAVSDFGIRTGDLSSRARMLSGGNQQKLALAKYLQPNPNVVVLDEPTRGVDVGSKRDIYFLIHRLASQGRAVIVISSELIELIGLCHRVAVMRTGRLQATLDLDHLTEEELIAHATGTH; from the coding sequence ATGAGTCTCGCCGTACGCTTCGACGACATCCGCAAAGACTTCGGCCCGGTGCGCGTGCTGCATGGGGTGAGTTTCGAGCTGACGCCTGGCCGCATCTACGGGCTGCTTGGCGAGAACGGTGCGGGCAAATCGACGCTGATGAAAATCCTCGCCGGGTATGAGGCGGCCACCACGGGCACCTTGCTGATCGACGGCGCGGCGCAGCAGTTTGCCAGCTCGCGCGAGGCCGAAGCCGCCGGCATCGTGCTGATTCACCAGGAGTTCAACCTGGCGGAGCATCTGACGATCGCGCAGAACATGTATCTGGGCCACGAAAAGCGCCGCGGCTGGCTGCTTGACGACGCCGCGATGCGCGCGGAGGCAGTGCGGCATCTCGCGCAGGTCGGCTTGAAAAAGGCGCCGGACACCAAGGTGCGCGATCTGATCGTCGCCGAAAAGCAGATGGTGGAGATCGCCAAGGCGCTGTCGCGCAAGGCGCGCCTGTTGATCATGGATGAGCCGACCGCCACGCTGACGCCATCCGAAACCGAGCGCCTGTTTGCGCTGATGACGAAGCTGAAGGCTGATGGCGTCACCATCATCTACATCTCGCACAAGCTCGACGAAGTTGAGCACATCACCGACGAGGTGATCGTGATGCGCGACGGTCGTTTCGTTGCACGCGGGGAAACCGCAGGACTCGCACGGCAACAGATGGCCAATCTGATGGTTGGGCGCGATCTCTCCGATATGTTTCCGGACAAAGTGCCGGTCTCTGCAGACGCTGCAATCGCCCTGAAAGTCGAAGGCCTCGTTGTACCCGATTGGGTCGAAGACCTGAGCTTCGAGGTTCGCGCGGGCGAGGTGCTCGGTTTTGCGGGCCTCGTCGGCGCGGGTCGTACGGAGGCCTTCGAGGCGATCCTCGGCCTGCGCCGCCGCCTTGCTGGGTGCATCGAGATTGGCGGCCACGCCGTGCAGATCAAAAAGCCGCTCGATGCGATGCGTAACGGGCTCACCTACCTGAGCGAAGACCGCAAAGGCAAGGCGCTGCACGTCAATCTGAACCTGCAGGACAACCTCACCCTGATGACGCTCGAGCAATACACGCATCCGCTGCTCGATCTGAAAGCGGGGCGCGCAGCCCTCAAGCAGGCGGTGAGCGACTTCGGTATTCGCACTGGCGATCTGTCGAGCCGCGCCCGCATGCTATCGGGCGGTAACCAGCAGAAGCTCGCACTTGCCAAGTACCTGCAGCCGAACCCGAACGTAGTGGTGCTCGACGAGCCGACCCGCGGCGTCGATGTCGGCTCGAAGCGCGACATCTATTTCCTGATTCACCGGCTTGCGTCGCAAGGGCGCGCGGTGATCGTCATTTCATCCGAACTGATCGAGCTGATCGGCCTGTGCCATCGCGTCGCCGTGATGCGCACGGGCCGGCTACAGGCCACGCTCGATCTCGACCACCTGACCGAAGAGGAGTTGATCGCTCATGCGACCGGCACCCACTGA